From Gimesia panareensis, the proteins below share one genomic window:
- a CDS encoding zinc ribbon domain-containing protein, translating into MTIEFECRYCQKVLSAPDDKAGSLARCPQCGETISVPVPEGMTSLSRADEGGSDTGTPVPEESSFLAEGTLREEESVLSTGQTVCPMCGEEAPAGALNCDYCGETLQSPGPGSGEPRKIEVGAVLSRAWGVFSSNLGRVIGVHFLAYILAVLCSVAVLILFIALGVGAVALLGEPEPGVLIALGILGYIVVLLINAVFQFYFLLGVLSYILKLVRGEQPSFNELFSGWPYLGRMLLCSLLFIFMYALGYICLIIPGIIIALMFGAYPYLLIDRNLPGIESLTQSRKITQGNLMSLFLISLVLGSIVLVPYLSLVFATVGMDRGAGPPVWFPIVMIFFMAFVYLFLIPFSVLVGGTCYAEMTNQ; encoded by the coding sequence TTGACGATTGAATTTGAGTGCCGGTATTGCCAGAAAGTCCTGTCGGCTCCTGACGACAAAGCAGGTAGCCTGGCAAGGTGCCCTCAGTGCGGCGAGACCATCTCGGTTCCTGTTCCGGAGGGGATGACCTCTCTCAGCCGGGCTGATGAAGGGGGGAGTGATACAGGCACTCCAGTCCCTGAAGAGTCGAGTTTTCTGGCAGAGGGAACACTTCGCGAGGAAGAGAGTGTTCTATCAACTGGCCAGACGGTTTGCCCGATGTGTGGCGAAGAAGCTCCTGCGGGGGCTCTGAACTGCGACTATTGCGGCGAAACGCTGCAGTCTCCGGGGCCTGGATCAGGGGAGCCCCGCAAAATTGAAGTGGGGGCAGTCCTTTCCAGGGCCTGGGGAGTATTTTCGTCGAACCTGGGACGTGTGATCGGAGTTCATTTTCTGGCTTACATTCTGGCAGTCCTTTGCTCCGTTGCTGTTTTAATCCTGTTTATTGCTCTGGGCGTTGGTGCAGTTGCCTTGCTGGGGGAGCCCGAGCCGGGAGTCTTGATCGCACTGGGAATTCTGGGCTATATCGTTGTGTTACTGATCAACGCCGTGTTTCAGTTTTATTTCCTGTTGGGAGTGCTTTCGTATATTTTGAAACTGGTGCGGGGTGAGCAACCGAGTTTCAATGAATTATTCAGTGGTTGGCCTTATCTGGGCAGAATGCTGCTTTGCAGCCTGTTGTTCATTTTTATGTATGCACTGGGTTATATCTGTCTGATTATACCAGGCATCATCATTGCTCTGATGTTCGGCGCTTACCCCTATCTGCTGATTGACAGGAATCTGCCTGGGATTGAATCACTGACGCAATCCCGCAAAATCACCCAGGGAAATCTGATGTCGCTGTTTCTCATTTCCCTGGTACTGGGGAGCATTGTGCTCGTTCCCTATCTATCGCTTGTATTCGCGACTGTGGGAATGGATCGGGGGGCTGGGCCTCCCGTCTGGTTCCCGATCGTGATGATATTTTTTATGGCGTTTGTCTACCTCTTTCTGATTCCCTTTTCTGTCCTTGTTGGTGGCACCTGTTATGCTGAAATGACAAATCAATAA
- the ruvB gene encoding Holliday junction branch migration DNA helicase RuvB has product MVREPVIRGEDEPEDDFSGGGGWDSNYLADDPEYDDELRPKRLSEVVGQRQVVERLEVFLDATRKRNEPLGHLLLDGPPGLGKTTLASVLPRELGTELQITSGPALSAPKDLLPYLTNASHGSFLFIDEIHRMPATVEEFIYPAMEDFRVDITLGEGLNARTVNMKLQKFTVIGATTRSGMLTAPLRDRFIRREHLDFYEDTDLVEIVRRNARKLKTPITDEAAFEIARRSRGTPRKANNLLRWARDFATSKADGNITDDIVKRAFDMLEIDQIGLERQDRRYLETLIKTFSGGPAGVQALGHSLNIPADTLEDEVEPFLLRSGFIQRSPRGRIVTMAALEHLKLNPPDAGPLFR; this is encoded by the coding sequence ATGGTTCGCGAACCTGTAATTAGAGGGGAAGACGAACCGGAAGATGATTTTTCCGGTGGCGGGGGCTGGGATTCCAATTACCTGGCCGATGACCCTGAATATGATGACGAACTCAGGCCCAAACGTTTGAGCGAGGTGGTCGGGCAGCGACAGGTCGTGGAACGGCTGGAAGTTTTTCTGGATGCGACCCGGAAACGAAACGAGCCCCTGGGGCACCTGTTGCTCGACGGTCCTCCCGGACTCGGGAAAACCACGCTGGCTTCCGTGTTGCCTCGTGAACTGGGGACCGAGCTGCAGATTACTTCAGGCCCTGCACTGAGTGCCCCTAAGGATCTGCTGCCTTACCTGACCAATGCAAGTCACGGTTCGTTCCTGTTCATTGATGAAATCCACCGCATGCCAGCCACCGTGGAAGAATTCATCTACCCGGCTATGGAAGATTTCCGGGTGGATATCACGCTGGGAGAGGGCCTCAACGCCCGAACGGTGAATATGAAACTGCAGAAGTTTACTGTGATTGGGGCGACCACACGTAGCGGGATGCTGACCGCGCCTTTGCGGGACCGCTTCATCCGTCGCGAGCATCTGGATTTTTATGAAGATACAGATCTGGTGGAAATAGTTCGCCGCAATGCCCGAAAACTGAAAACACCGATCACGGATGAGGCTGCATTTGAAATTGCCCGTCGCAGCCGGGGAACCCCGCGGAAAGCGAATAATCTGTTGCGCTGGGCGCGTGACTTTGCGACGAGTAAAGCAGATGGTAATATTACCGATGACATCGTCAAGCGGGCATTCGACATGCTGGAAATTGATCAGATCGGCCTGGAGCGACAGGACCGCAGGTACCTGGAGACCTTGATCAAGACGTTCTCAGGTGGGCCGGCAGGAGTGCAGGCGCTGGGACACAGCCTGAATATCCCGGCAGATACGCTGGAAGATGAAGTCGAACCGTTCCTGTTGCGTTCCGGTTTTATCCAGCGATCTCCCCGCGGGCGAATCGTCACGATGGCGGCATTGGAGCATTTGAAGCTCAATCCCCCCGATGCGGGTCCCCTGTTTCGATAA
- the mnmG gene encoding tRNA uridine-5-carboxymethylaminomethyl(34) synthesis enzyme MnmG: protein MSHSVTYDYDVVVVGAGHAGCEAALAAARLGAKTALLTMNCDTVGQMSCNPAIGGVAKGQIVREIDALGGEMGRVIDETGIQFRMLNRSKGPAMHSPRAQADKKAYQFCMKWKVEQQDNLALRQEMVKSLIVEDDQITGVLVHGDARYRARAVILTTGTFLQAIMHTGEAKTKGGRAGEGTTGTLSDSLAQLGFELQRFKTGTPARLNGRTIDFSVLEEQPGDEEPQPFSYMTEKLTQPQLPCYLTETNEYVHQVINENLHRAPMYSGQINSTGPRYCPSIEDKVVRFSERNSHQIFLEPEGRYTNEYYCNGISTSLPRDVQDKMIHSIRGLEQTEIMRYGYAVEYDFATPTQLKPTLETKRVSGLYFAGQLNGTTGYEEAAGQGLLAGLNAALKLAGKADLILDRNQAYLGVLIDDLVTKGVDEPYRMFTSRAEFRLLLRQDNADRRMTPLGRETGSVDDERWEKYQAYEAEIERIKQFIQGTRYQGNTLEEWLRRQDTGWSEICEFAPALKEMQLSERAIEQTLIEVQYAGYIRRQTAEIEKQKNVETLHIPDHIDYQLVPNLRNEAKEKLSRVKPRNIGQAGRISGVTPADLTVLVLYLNSSSRMAT from the coding sequence ATGAGTCATTCTGTCACCTATGATTATGATGTCGTTGTTGTTGGCGCCGGCCATGCCGGTTGCGAAGCCGCTCTGGCTGCAGCCCGCCTGGGGGCAAAAACAGCCCTGCTGACAATGAACTGCGACACCGTGGGGCAGATGAGCTGCAACCCTGCCATTGGGGGAGTCGCGAAGGGGCAGATCGTCCGTGAGATCGATGCACTCGGTGGCGAAATGGGGCGGGTGATCGACGAGACCGGAATCCAGTTTCGGATGCTGAATCGCTCCAAGGGACCGGCAATGCACAGCCCCCGGGCGCAGGCCGATAAAAAAGCGTATCAGTTCTGTATGAAATGGAAGGTTGAGCAGCAGGACAATCTGGCTTTGCGGCAGGAGATGGTCAAGAGTCTGATCGTGGAAGATGATCAGATCACCGGTGTGCTGGTACACGGCGATGCCCGTTACCGTGCGCGGGCTGTGATTCTGACGACGGGGACGTTTCTGCAGGCGATCATGCATACCGGTGAAGCCAAAACCAAAGGGGGCCGCGCGGGTGAGGGGACGACAGGAACCCTGTCGGACAGTCTGGCCCAGCTCGGGTTTGAGCTCCAGCGTTTTAAAACGGGAACGCCAGCCCGCCTGAATGGACGGACGATCGATTTTTCCGTTCTGGAAGAGCAGCCTGGCGACGAAGAGCCACAGCCATTTTCTTATATGACGGAAAAGCTCACCCAGCCGCAGCTGCCCTGTTATCTGACGGAAACCAATGAGTACGTGCATCAGGTGATCAACGAAAATCTGCACCGGGCGCCCATGTATTCCGGACAGATCAATTCCACCGGCCCGCGATATTGTCCGTCGATCGAAGATAAAGTCGTCCGGTTCTCCGAGCGCAATTCGCATCAGATCTTTCTGGAGCCGGAAGGACGTTACACCAACGAATATTACTGTAACGGGATTTCCACCAGTCTGCCCCGCGATGTGCAGGACAAGATGATTCATTCCATTCGCGGTCTGGAACAGACCGAGATCATGCGGTATGGCTACGCAGTCGAATATGATTTCGCGACGCCGACCCAACTTAAACCAACGCTGGAAACGAAGCGGGTTTCCGGGTTGTATTTTGCCGGTCAGTTGAATGGAACCACTGGATATGAAGAAGCTGCCGGTCAGGGGCTGCTGGCCGGATTGAATGCCGCTTTGAAACTGGCTGGTAAAGCGGACCTGATTCTGGATCGGAACCAGGCTTACCTGGGGGTTTTGATTGACGACCTGGTGACCAAAGGCGTCGATGAGCCCTACCGGATGTTTACTTCGCGGGCCGAGTTTCGATTGTTGCTGCGACAGGATAATGCGGACCGCCGTATGACCCCCCTGGGGCGCGAGACAGGTTCGGTAGACGACGAGCGCTGGGAGAAGTATCAGGCTTACGAAGCCGAGATTGAGCGGATCAAACAGTTCATTCAGGGGACCCGTTATCAGGGCAATACGCTGGAAGAATGGTTGCGGCGTCAGGATACCGGCTGGTCAGAAATCTGTGAATTTGCACCGGCCCTCAAGGAGATGCAACTTTCGGAGCGGGCCATAGAACAGACGCTGATTGAGGTGCAGTATGCCGGTTACATTCGGCGCCAGACGGCGGAAATCGAAAAGCAGAAGAATGTGGAGACACTGCACATACCTGACCATATTGACTATCAGCTGGTGCCCAATCTGCGTAATGAAGCGAAAGAAAAGCTGAGCCGTGTCAAACCACGCAACATCGGTCAGGCGGGCAGAATCAGTGGTGTTACCCCCGCCGATCTGACGGTTTTAGTGCTCTATCTCAACAGCAGCAGCCGGATGGCGACCTGA
- a CDS encoding response regulator, which yields MKTVFTTGEAAKICKVSQQTIIRCFDSGQLKGFRVPGSRFRRIPRDVLFKFMKDNGIPTDALESGKRKALIVDDDEELVELIRDVLEADSRFEIRVANNGFDAGMMVKEYHPDIIILDVMLPDINGKEVCQRVRSDSSMDDVKIICISGMVEADKIDDLKAAGANDFMQKPFEVEQLADRVCTLLNLESVHTA from the coding sequence ATGAAAACGGTCTTTACCACAGGCGAAGCCGCAAAGATTTGCAAAGTGAGTCAACAAACGATTATTCGCTGTTTTGATTCTGGCCAATTAAAGGGATTTCGGGTACCCGGCTCTCGTTTTCGACGGATTCCGCGTGATGTCCTGTTCAAGTTTATGAAAGACAATGGAATTCCCACTGACGCCCTGGAAAGTGGCAAACGCAAAGCACTCATTGTTGATGATGACGAAGAACTGGTAGAACTGATCCGTGACGTTCTGGAAGCAGATTCTCGCTTTGAAATTCGGGTAGCCAACAACGGTTTTGATGCAGGGATGATGGTCAAGGAATACCACCCGGATATCATCATTCTGGATGTGATGCTGCCTGATATTAACGGGAAAGAAGTCTGTCAGCGCGTCCGCAGCGACTCTTCCATGGACGATGTGAAAATCATCTGTATCAGTGGTATGGTCGAAGCAGACAAGATCGACGATCTGAAAGCAGCTGGTGCCAACGATTTCATGCAGAAGCCGTTCGAAGTCGAACAGCTGGCAGATCGCGTCTGCACGCTGCTGAATCTGGAGTCTGTTCACACTGCCTGA
- a CDS encoding sensor histidine kinase, translating into MSSDTGSVETHIPAAIYRRLWSLIPTRSPGSTLCELSSIWCEATGAAAVYLGMYEPEAARLTAALFRASEAQVTSLQQTAVPVIPKYSSEEQLQSLLEQAHTFAEISDQPAHAYFQACSEGTVLGLFLFSSVDRHGNDPLICELLDVSQRLLNQALLQGAGGSDQSAQTAGWIIPDVEKLEAMAEFAAGAGHEINNPVATIVGRVQMLLKSETDPERRQALATIGGQAYRVRDMIGDAMLFARPPAPRPELLSFSTTMQEVMDSLQEEVSQAGVQVVVDAADALTVLADEVQWKVVLSNLLLNSLHAMEPGGKLQVRASQSEIESGRILHLQIIDDGAGLSEEERVHLFDPFYSARQAGRGLGFGLSKCWRIATQHGATIAVEPNRQRGVTFHLYWPAESPIISSD; encoded by the coding sequence ATGTCGAGCGACACCGGTAGCGTAGAAACTCACATACCGGCGGCCATTTATCGACGTCTGTGGTCATTGATCCCCACGCGCTCACCGGGATCGACCCTCTGTGAACTTTCCTCAATCTGGTGTGAAGCAACCGGGGCGGCGGCGGTTTACCTGGGCATGTATGAACCAGAGGCTGCCCGGCTGACGGCTGCTCTGTTTCGTGCTTCCGAAGCGCAGGTGACCAGCCTGCAGCAGACAGCAGTTCCAGTAATCCCCAAATATTCCAGCGAGGAACAGCTGCAGTCTCTACTGGAGCAGGCTCATACTTTTGCCGAAATTTCGGATCAGCCTGCGCATGCTTACTTTCAAGCCTGTAGCGAGGGGACCGTACTGGGGCTGTTCCTGTTTTCCTCTGTAGATCGGCATGGGAATGATCCACTGATTTGTGAATTGCTGGACGTGAGTCAGCGATTGTTAAATCAGGCGCTGCTGCAGGGGGCGGGAGGCTCTGATCAATCCGCGCAGACGGCAGGCTGGATCATCCCTGATGTTGAGAAGCTGGAAGCGATGGCTGAGTTTGCAGCCGGGGCCGGGCATGAAATCAATAACCCGGTCGCAACGATTGTCGGGCGGGTGCAGATGCTGCTCAAATCAGAGACTGATCCCGAGCGAAGGCAGGCTCTGGCAACGATCGGCGGACAGGCTTACCGGGTGCGGGACATGATCGGGGATGCAATGCTGTTTGCCCGTCCGCCGGCTCCCCGACCGGAGTTACTCTCATTCTCGACGACAATGCAGGAAGTTATGGATAGTCTGCAGGAAGAGGTCAGTCAGGCGGGCGTTCAAGTGGTTGTTGATGCTGCTGATGCGCTGACTGTCCTGGCGGATGAAGTGCAATGGAAAGTGGTACTGAGTAACCTGCTGCTCAACAGCCTGCATGCCATGGAGCCGGGCGGGAAGCTGCAGGTCAGAGCCTCTCAGTCGGAGATCGAATCGGGGCGGATATTGCATCTGCAGATCATTGATGACGGAGCTGGTCTGTCAGAGGAAGAACGCGTCCATCTGTTTGATCCGTTTTACTCGGCCCGTCAGGCCGGGCGGGGGCTGGGCTTTGGTTTGTCTAAATGCTGGCGGATTGCCACGCAGCACGGGGCTACGATTGCAGTAGAACCAAACCGGCAGCGTGGGGTGACATTCCATCTTTACTGGCCCGCTGAGAGTCCAATTATCTCGTCAGATTAG
- a CDS encoding Na+/H+ antiporter NhaC family protein, translating into MAATHSLLIIFTSLLGQTAPITDVPLKKEPARYEIEAPPVAVIGIPVSQVTIRALKLDGTLDTAYSERPEKVEGLELWVHEVDTALPPFDHGVLELKTDLAKNQKVFITSDVIRVDPDQRRSGETEVYRISKWLSLLPPLVAVVLAVWFRNIILALLVSIWLGAVILAHGNLFLGFVHTLDTFVIHEIVEPGSTDYSHMMIIMFTMFLGAMVGVMSAGGGTAALVNRLSQYATKREHSQVMTWFLGLVVFFDDYANSLLVGSSMRPFTDRMKVSREKLAFLVDSTAAPVSGIAIISTWVGVEIGYIADTYASLGMTEDYYTTFLYSLPYRFYPLQLLAFVWLVAYIGNDFGPMLKAETRAIAYGQLVRPGRFNIVEVEGNADTGELARRQLLRNALVPLIALLGLAMIGLWWTGTIEINRLNMERVQQGQTELKVNFQNVLEHSSPNRVLLISSFLASIAAVVSCSLSKSLSLNECVEAWSAGAKSMFLAILILVLAWSVATVCDAEHLNTAGVLVEMLSEKLSPNWMPTITFLLAAVVSFATGSSWSTMGLLMPLSISLTYSLLVPLNEADPNHHLMLGTIGGVLAGAIFGDHCSPISDTTVLSSAASGSDHLDHVLTQMPYALTVAAVSVLFGYLPVGFGFQPYILLPVGLVVLVLILLFYGRSAEAEANALLEAGVTAEEFNNRDNGSDEEEERTGEVDQTDSESAEPTESVEESPEEV; encoded by the coding sequence ATGGCGGCGACTCACTCACTTCTGATCATTTTTACCAGCCTGCTGGGGCAGACCGCGCCGATCACGGATGTGCCACTCAAAAAAGAACCAGCGCGCTACGAGATTGAAGCTCCCCCTGTCGCGGTGATCGGCATCCCGGTGAGCCAGGTCACAATTCGTGCACTCAAGCTGGACGGCACTCTGGATACTGCATATTCCGAACGTCCGGAGAAGGTTGAAGGACTGGAACTCTGGGTCCATGAAGTCGATACGGCATTGCCTCCCTTTGATCACGGAGTCCTGGAACTCAAAACGGATCTGGCGAAAAATCAGAAGGTATTCATCACCAGTGACGTGATCAGGGTCGATCCGGATCAGCGCCGGTCGGGAGAAACGGAAGTCTACCGGATCTCTAAATGGTTAAGCCTGTTGCCCCCGCTGGTGGCAGTGGTCCTGGCGGTCTGGTTCCGCAATATCATTCTCGCTTTACTGGTGAGTATCTGGCTGGGCGCTGTCATTTTAGCGCACGGCAATCTGTTTCTGGGATTTGTACATACGCTGGATACGTTCGTCATTCATGAAATTGTCGAACCGGGCAGTACCGATTATTCGCACATGATGATCATCATGTTTACGATGTTCCTGGGAGCCATGGTTGGTGTGATGTCGGCAGGGGGAGGGACCGCAGCGCTGGTGAACCGCCTCTCTCAATATGCCACCAAACGGGAACACAGTCAGGTCATGACCTGGTTTCTGGGGCTGGTTGTCTTTTTCGATGACTATGCGAACTCGCTGCTGGTGGGGAGTTCGATGCGACCGTTTACTGATCGCATGAAGGTCTCGCGCGAAAAACTGGCTTTTCTGGTGGACTCCACGGCAGCCCCGGTTTCGGGGATTGCGATTATATCGACCTGGGTAGGGGTGGAGATTGGTTACATTGCTGATACCTATGCCAGTTTGGGTATGACCGAAGATTATTACACCACATTTTTATACAGCCTGCCTTACCGGTTCTATCCACTACAACTGCTGGCGTTTGTCTGGCTGGTGGCCTACATCGGAAATGATTTTGGCCCGATGCTGAAAGCGGAAACCCGTGCGATTGCTTATGGCCAGCTGGTTCGTCCCGGCCGGTTCAATATCGTAGAAGTCGAGGGGAACGCTGATACGGGAGAACTGGCACGACGTCAGTTACTGCGAAATGCCCTGGTTCCCCTGATTGCGCTGCTCGGACTGGCGATGATTGGTCTATGGTGGACGGGGACAATCGAAATCAATCGCCTCAATATGGAACGCGTGCAGCAGGGGCAGACCGAGCTCAAAGTGAATTTTCAGAATGTATTGGAGCATTCTTCACCGAACCGCGTGTTGCTGATTTCATCGTTTCTGGCTTCGATCGCAGCGGTGGTGAGCTGCAGTCTTTCCAAATCGCTGTCCCTGAATGAATGTGTGGAAGCCTGGTCTGCCGGGGCCAAGAGCATGTTTCTGGCGATCCTGATTCTGGTACTTGCCTGGTCGGTTGCGACCGTTTGTGATGCGGAGCATCTCAATACGGCAGGGGTACTGGTCGAGATGCTTTCCGAGAAACTGTCCCCCAACTGGATGCCCACAATTACATTTCTGCTGGCAGCGGTCGTGAGTTTTGCGACCGGCAGTTCCTGGTCGACAATGGGGCTGTTAATGCCGCTGTCGATTTCATTGACCTACAGTCTGCTGGTACCGCTTAATGAGGCAGATCCCAACCACCATCTGATGCTGGGGACCATTGGAGGTGTGCTGGCAGGAGCCATTTTTGGCGACCACTGTTCGCCCATCTCCGATACGACGGTACTCTCGTCTGCAGCTTCGGGGTCCGACCACCTTGATCATGTGTTGACGCAAATGCCCTATGCGTTGACGGTGGCTGCGGTGTCCGTCCTGTTTGGGTACCTGCCGGTTGGTTTCGGTTTTCAGCCATATATTCTGTTGCCGGTCGGGCTGGTGGTGCTGGTTCTGATACTGCTGTTCTATGGACGTTCCGCGGAAGCCGAGGCGAATGCCCTGCTTGAGGCCGGGGTGACCGCTGAGGAGTTTAACAACAGGGATAACGGATCTGACGAAGAAGAGGAAAGGACGGGTGAAGTGGATCAGACGGATTCCGAATCCGCAGAGCCCACTGAGTCTGTAGAAGAGTCGCCGGAAGAGGTCTGA
- a CDS encoding dihydrodipicolinate synthase family protein: MQSESKLRGIFTPNLVPYDSRGEINEPELRRYIDWLIEKGVHGLYPNGSTGEFTRFTPEERKRIVAIIADQTRGRVPILAGAAEANVRETIKACEYYHDLGIRAVAIVAPFYYKLSPASVYAYFKEIGDNTPIDVTLYNIPMFASPIDVPTIQRLSEECEKIVAIKDSSGDLPNMIRMIQAVRPNRPEFSFLTGWDAALMPLMLIGADGGTNASSGVVPELTRKLYDLTTSGQLDEARRVQYDLLTLFDTMIYSAEFPEGFRAAVELRGFNMGQGRQPITAEQKTDIVTLSRTLQCMLSEHGFTDEPIGGCATGISGEDLSTSDVSQIVQHVVAELNRRNLL, translated from the coding sequence ATGCAGTCCGAGTCCAAGCTCCGCGGTATTTTTACCCCCAACCTGGTTCCCTACGATTCCCGTGGCGAGATTAACGAGCCGGAATTACGGCGTTACATCGACTGGCTCATTGAAAAAGGGGTGCATGGGCTCTATCCCAACGGTTCCACAGGTGAATTCACCCGTTTTACTCCTGAAGAGCGTAAGCGGATTGTGGCCATCATTGCCGATCAGACGCGGGGCCGCGTGCCAATTCTGGCTGGGGCTGCGGAAGCAAACGTGCGGGAGACCATCAAAGCCTGCGAATACTACCACGATCTGGGAATCCGGGCCGTGGCGATTGTGGCTCCCTTTTATTACAAACTGAGCCCCGCTTCGGTTTATGCCTATTTCAAGGAAATTGGGGATAACACACCCATCGATGTGACACTGTATAACATTCCGATGTTTGCCAGTCCAATCGATGTGCCCACGATTCAGCGTCTCTCAGAAGAGTGTGAAAAGATCGTGGCGATCAAAGATTCTTCGGGCGATCTGCCTAACATGATCCGCATGATTCAGGCAGTACGTCCGAATCGTCCGGAATTTTCTTTTCTGACCGGCTGGGATGCCGCACTGATGCCCTTGATGCTGATTGGCGCGGACGGGGGAACCAATGCCAGTTCGGGTGTGGTGCCTGAACTGACGCGGAAACTGTATGACCTGACGACCTCCGGTCAGTTGGATGAAGCCCGCCGCGTGCAGTACGATCTGCTTACCCTGTTCGACACCATGATTTATTCAGCCGAGTTCCCGGAAGGGTTCCGGGCTGCCGTCGAACTGCGAGGGTTCAATATGGGGCAGGGGCGTCAGCCGATTACCGCGGAACAGAAAACGGACATCGTCACCTTGAGCCGCACACTGCAGTGCATGCTTTCGGAGCATGGCTTCACCGATGAGCCGATTGGCGGTTGTGCCACGGGCATCAGTGGTGAAGACCTCAGCACCAGCGACGTATCGCAGATTGTGCAACATGTCGTCGCTGAGCTGAATCGTCGTAATCTGCTTTAA